CGCCGGCGGCGGTTACCAGAACTACCCGGACGACTACGAAGTCATCGAACAGCTGGCCCGCGAGCAGCAGTTGACGGTGCGCATCGCCTACAACCTGTTCACCCAGAAGCCCAAGGAAGAGCTCACCGACTTCAAGAACTGGACCGGCAGCGTCAAGCTGCACCAGGGCGATGACTTCCTGCGGCACAACGGCGCCGGGGAAATGCTGGTGTTCTCGGCGGCGGATTTCGAGGACTTCCTCGAACCGCGTCCGGACCTGCCGCCAGGCATGGAGCAGGATCTGGAGCCGGTGGTCCGCCATCTGGTTGAGCAACGCTGGCCGTTCCGCCTGCACGCCACGTATGACGAATCCATCAGCCGCATGCTCGACGTGTTCGAGAAGGTCAACCGCGACATTCCGTTCAACGGCCTGCCCTGGTTCTTCGACCACGCCGAAACCATCACGCCGAAAAACATCGAGCGTGTACGGGCGCTGGGCGGCGGTATTGCGATCCAGGATCGCATGGCCTTCCAGGGCGAATATTTTGTCGACCGCTACGGCGCCAAGGCCGCCGAAGCCACGCCGCCGATCAAGCGCATGCTCGCCGAAGGCGTACCAGTGGGCGCCGGCACCGACGCCACCCGCGTATCGAGCTACAACCCGTGGACCTCGCTGTACTGGATGGTCAGCGGTCGTACGGTTGGCGGTCTTTCCCTGCACGAAGAGGGCCTGCCACGCCTCACCGCGCTGGAACTGTTCACCCACGGTAGCGCCTGGTTCTCGTCGGAGCAGGGCAAGAAGGGCCAGATCAAGGTCGGCCAACTGGCGGACCTGGCGGCCCTGAGTGCGGACTTCTTCAGCGTCGACGAAGAAGCCATCAAATGGATCGAGTCGGTGCTGACCGTGGTAGACGGCAAGGTGGTCTACGCCGCTGGCGACTTCGAAAAACTCGGCCCGGCCAGCGTCCCGGTGCTGCCGGACTGGTCGCCGGTGGTCAAGGTCCCCGGCCATTGGCGCCCGACCTCGCCGTTGCAGGCGCAAGTGCACCAGTGCAGCGGCCCGTGCAAGGTGCATTCCCACAGCCATGAACGGGCGCGGTTGTCGAACGTGCCGGTCAGCGACTTCCAGGGTTTCTGGGGCGCGTTTGGCTG
The Pseudomonas marvdashtae genome window above contains:
- a CDS encoding amidohydrolase, with amino-acid sequence MNADLILFNGQFHTVDREKPRASAVAISQGRFVAVGTDAEAMALRGSGTQVIDLKSRTVIPGLNDSHLHLIRGGLNYNLELRWEGVPSLADALRMLKDQADRTPTPQWVRVVGGWNEFQFAEKRMPTLEELNQAAPDTPVFVLHLYDRALLNRAALRVAGYTRDTPNPPGGEIVRDANGNPTGMLVARPNAMILYSTLAKGPKLPLEYQVNSTRQFMRELNRLGLTSAIDAGGGYQNYPDDYEVIEQLAREQQLTVRIAYNLFTQKPKEELTDFKNWTGSVKLHQGDDFLRHNGAGEMLVFSAADFEDFLEPRPDLPPGMEQDLEPVVRHLVEQRWPFRLHATYDESISRMLDVFEKVNRDIPFNGLPWFFDHAETITPKNIERVRALGGGIAIQDRMAFQGEYFVDRYGAKAAEATPPIKRMLAEGVPVGAGTDATRVSSYNPWTSLYWMVSGRTVGGLSLHEEGLPRLTALELFTHGSAWFSSEQGKKGQIKVGQLADLAALSADFFSVDEEAIKWIESVLTVVDGKVVYAAGDFEKLGPASVPVLPDWSPVVKVPGHWRPTSPLQAQVHQCSGPCKVHSHSHERARLSNVPVSDFQGFWGAFGCSCFAF